From Melospiza melodia melodia isolate bMelMel2 chromosome 19, bMelMel2.pri, whole genome shotgun sequence, one genomic window encodes:
- the SERINC3 gene encoding serine incorporator 3, translated as MGAVLGVCSLASWIPCLCSGASCLLCRCCPNSKNSTVTRLIYAFLLLLSTALACIMLAPGMEEQLKKIPGFCDDGLHTQIPHLEGFVSCDVFVGYRAVYRVSFAMAVFFFLLSLLMIEVKTSNDPRASIHNGFWFFKIAAIVAIMVGAFYIPEGPFTRAWFWIGVSGAFCFILIQLVLLVDFAHSWNESWVEKMEEGNSKCWYAALLSCTSLFYALSLVFVILFYVFYTKPDACTENKFFISFNMILCIIVSIVSILPKVQEHQPRSGLLQSSVITLYTMYLTWAAMSNEPERNCNPSLLNIITQIAAPTAVPANATVPPATPAPPKSLQWWDAQSVVGLVIFVLCLLYSSIRSSSNSQVNKLTLSGSDTAILEDTVGTGSGTAEEGEVRRVTDNEKDGVQYSYTFFHFMLFLASLYIMMTLTNWYSPDADFKTMTSKWPAVWVKMTSSWVCLLLYLWTLVAPLVLTNRDFS; from the exons ATGGGGGCCGTGCTCGGGGTCTGCTCGCTGGCCAGCTGG ATTCCCTGTCTGTGCAGCGGGGCCTCGTGTTTGCTGTGCCGATGTTGCCCCAACAGCAAGAATTCGACAGTGACACGGCTCATCTAtgccttcctccttctcctcagcACTGCGCTTGCCTGCATCATGCTGGCACCAGGCATGGAAGAGCAGCTGAAAAAG ATCCCTGGATTTTGTGACGATGGGCTCCACACCCAGATCCCCCACCTGGAGGGCTTTGTCAGCTGTGATGTGTTTGTGGGCTACAGAGCTGTCTATCGTGTCAGCTTTGCCATGGCCGTGTTCTtcttcctcctgtccctgctcatgaTAGAAGTGAAGACCAGTAACGACCCCAGAGCTTCCATACACAATGG GTTCTGGTTCTTCAAAATAGCTGCCATCGTGGCTATCATGGTTGGAGCATTTTATATCCCTGAAGGGCCTTTCACAAGAG CTTGGTTTTGGATTGGTGTTTCTGGAGCCTTCTGCTTCATTCTTATCCAGTTGGTTCTACTTGTGGATTTTGCTCACTCTTGGAATGAGAGCTGGGTTGAGAAGATGGAAGAGGGGAATTCCAAATGCTGGTATGCAG ctcTGTTGTCCTGTACAAGCCTGTTCTATGCCTTGTCCCTGGTTTTTGTCATTCTCTTCTACGTTTTCTACACGAAGCCTGATGCCTGCACTGAGAACAAGTTCTTCATAAGCTTTAACATGATCCTGTGCATTATTGTCTCCATTGTTTCTATCCTTCCAAAAGTTCAg GAGCATCAGCCTCGCTCTGGCCTCCTCCAGTCCTCTGTCATCACACTCTACACCATGTACCTCACCTGGGCAGCCATGTCCAATGAGCCTG AAAGAAACTGTAACCCAAGTCTGCTGAACATCATCACCCAGATAGCTGCACCCACAGCTGTTCCAGCCAATGccactgtccctcctgccactcctgctccaCCCAAGTCCCTGCAGTGGTGGGATGCCCAGAGTGTTGTTGGACTGGTTATCTTTGTCCTTTGCCTCTTGTATTCCAG CATCCGCTCCTCAAGTAACAGCCAGGTGAACAAGCTGACCCTGTCAGGCAGTGACACTGCCATCCTggaggacactgtggggacaggcagTGGCACAGCTGAGGAGGGCGAGGTGCGCCGTGTCACGGACAATGAGAAGGATGGTGTCCAGTACAGCTACACCTTCTTCCACTTCATGCTCTTCCTCGCCTCTCTGTACATCATGATGACACTCACCAACTGGTACAG CCCTGATGCAGATTTCAAAACCATGACAAGTAAGTGGCCAGCCGTGTGGGTGAAGATGACCTCCAGCTGGGTTTGTCTGCTTCTCTATCTCTGGACCTTAGTGGCTCCTCTTGTCCTTACTAATAGAGACTTCAGTTAA